A region from the Nonlabens sp. YIK11 genome encodes:
- a CDS encoding 3-oxoacyl-ACP synthase III family protein, protein MNNAYISGTGSYAPENIVPNDYFEKVGSNDAWIQKNLGIKERRISTGETTSDLATKAAQNALKNASLTAKDIDLIILATATPDKLAPSCACFVQENLEAFDAVAFDISAVCSGAVFAIATAVQFIKSGMYKNVLVIGADTFSNITDWDRRDSVFFGDGAGAMVISHTTEDKGFQDFLLHTDGRGKDAWNIPAGGSLQPASEETVNDGLHYFQMDGQAVFQTAIDVVPKSINELLDRNKVSIDQVDHMIPHQPSIRILQSIAETVGLPWEKVHTNMDRYANTSGGTIPIMLDETNKNGLLKKGDLILFAAVGAGWTWGTALYKW, encoded by the coding sequence ATGAACAACGCTTATATAAGTGGCACAGGATCTTATGCGCCTGAAAATATCGTCCCTAACGATTACTTTGAAAAAGTTGGTTCCAACGATGCCTGGATACAAAAGAATCTAGGTATTAAGGAACGACGCATCAGTACTGGTGAGACCACAAGTGACCTTGCCACAAAAGCGGCTCAAAATGCCCTTAAAAATGCAAGTCTCACAGCAAAGGACATTGATCTCATCATTCTTGCTACAGCTACTCCAGACAAACTTGCTCCATCTTGTGCTTGTTTTGTTCAGGAGAATCTGGAAGCGTTTGATGCCGTGGCCTTTGATATTTCGGCAGTGTGTTCTGGTGCTGTTTTTGCCATTGCTACTGCAGTACAATTCATCAAATCAGGTATGTATAAAAATGTGCTGGTCATAGGCGCTGATACGTTCTCAAATATCACCGATTGGGATCGACGTGATTCTGTGTTTTTTGGTGATGGCGCTGGCGCGATGGTTATTTCACATACTACAGAAGACAAAGGTTTTCAAGACTTCTTATTACATACTGATGGTCGTGGTAAAGACGCCTGGAATATTCCAGCTGGTGGTTCCTTACAACCAGCTTCTGAAGAAACGGTTAATGACGGCCTTCACTATTTCCAGATGGATGGTCAAGCCGTTTTCCAAACCGCTATCGATGTGGTTCCTAAATCCATCAATGAGCTGCTGGATCGTAATAAAGTGTCCATTGATCAAGTGGATCACATGATACCACACCAACCCAGCATACGCATCCTACAATCCATTGCAGAAACCGTTGGTCTGCCTTGGGAAAAAGTACATACCAACATGGATCGCTATGCCAACACTTCTGGTGGCACAATACCGATCATGCTGGACGAAACCAACAAAAACGGACTACTCAAAAAAGGCGACCTCATTCTTTTCGCTGCCGTAGGCGCAGGATGGACTTGGGGAACAGCACTTTATAAATGGTAA
- a CDS encoding SDR family oxidoreductase has translation MTLQGKTFLITGIADEHSLAMYTAREIVKNGGKVVCTGLGVSKHHKNLSEKAQAFLNTNYEDFKASVKKELGDSLTAILDVTIDDNIASFAQELADKNIKLDGFLHAIAMDKTIRKKEVKPLIEVTLQEFCDTMDVSAYSLISVTRHLLEKGVLQNGASICSLSYIAAAKVTFHPYRNMSIAKAALERITVELADELGRKYDIRCNALRFSPFMGSKAGNATLRPEDVQTSNRMSPLGNARPEDLAFEIVHLFRPECRITGEIRHVDGGYHIHG, from the coding sequence ATGACATTACAAGGAAAAACTTTTTTGATTACAGGGATAGCAGATGAGCATTCCCTAGCCATGTACACCGCTCGCGAGATTGTCAAAAATGGCGGCAAAGTGGTTTGTACAGGCTTAGGTGTGAGCAAACACCACAAAAATCTTTCAGAAAAAGCTCAGGCGTTTCTCAACACTAACTATGAGGACTTTAAGGCATCTGTCAAAAAAGAGTTGGGCGATAGCCTGACCGCTATTTTAGATGTGACCATCGATGATAACATCGCCAGTTTTGCACAGGAATTAGCTGATAAAAACATCAAACTCGATGGTTTTCTTCACGCGATTGCCATGGATAAAACCATACGCAAGAAAGAAGTAAAACCTTTGATTGAGGTGACCTTGCAGGAATTTTGCGATACCATGGATGTGAGCGCCTATTCCTTGATCAGCGTTACACGTCATTTATTGGAAAAAGGCGTGTTACAAAATGGCGCTTCCATTTGTTCACTTAGCTACATTGCCGCGGCCAAAGTTACTTTTCATCCCTATCGCAATATGAGTATTGCAAAGGCAGCACTGGAAAGAATTACCGTGGAGCTGGCAGATGAGCTGGGACGCAAGTACGACATTCGTTGCAACGCCTTGAGATTTTCACCTTTCATGGGCAGCAAGGCCGGTAATGCCACGCTACGTCCAGAAGATGTACAAACCTCTAACAGGATGAGCCCGCTGGGCAATGCGAGGCCAGAAGATCTTGCTTTTGAAATCGTGCACCTTTTCCGTCCAGAATGTCGCATTACTGGAGAGATACGCCATGTCGATGGTGGTTACCATATTCACGGTTAG